CGATCTTTGAAGATACTGGCTATACTCGCATTCTGCGGGAATGGAATGAGGACCAGCAAGATTGGGAAGAGGTAGAACTCACCGATCCGAACCTAGAAAAAGGCGATCGCGTTTTGGCCTTTGTTAATAGTATGGGCGGTACGCCGTTATCGGAGCTTTACATTATCTATCGGAAATTAGCGCAAATTTGTTCTGAGCAGAATATTCAAATTGTACGTAACCTAGTTGGTCCCTATATTACTTCCTTAGAAATGCAAGGTTGCTCGATTACGCTTCTAAAATTGGATGACGAACTTCTGAAATTATGGGATGCACCTGTTCAAACCCCTGCCTTACGTTGGGGGGTGTGATTTTTGCTGGGGAAAAATCATGAACGTCACGAAACAGCAAATTATCAACTGGCTACAAGCAATAGCGAACACAATCGCAGAAAACAAAGAGTATTTGACCGAGTTAGATGCTGCCATTGGAGATGCCGATCATGGCATTAATTTAGATCGCGGCTTTCAGAAAGTCGCTGAGCAGTTACCCCAATTAGAACATCAAGATCTGGGTACGATCCTCAAAACCGTTAGCATGACTTTGATTTCTAGGATTGGTGGTGCCAGTGGTCCTCTTTATGGAACTTTTTTCCTGCGAGCTTCCACAAAAGGAATGGGAAAAGAAGAATTAACCTCCAGCGAGTTAGCTGATTTACTGCAAGCGGGAGTCGCGGGAGTCGCGGGGCGAGGTCAGGCTCATGTTGGCGATAAGACGATGTTAGATGCTTTATCTCCAGCCGTCAATACTTTCACCGAGTTAGTGAATCAGGGAAAGTCAACCGTAGAAGCATTGCAACAAGCCGTCCAAGCAGCAGAAGCAGGCATGAAACAAACCATTCCTTTAGTTGCCCTCAAGGGACGGGCGAGTTACTTGGGAGAAAGAAGTGTAGGACATCAAGATCCTGGGGCTACTTCTTCTTTTCTGATTCTTCAGGCTTTACTGGAAAGTCTCGAGTCATCTCAGTCTAAATAATCTGATCAAAATCGCTTAATACTCATCGTTCGCTCAAATTTCTGAGCCATTCAGAATGATAAGGGCGGAAAAGTTGACGGCATAAGGGTTTAACAACGCAATTGATTTAAAGCTGGTATATTTTCCGACTCAACTTACGCTCAGACTGGCGAAGCTCCTTTGGTATCTTGCTGAAGAATTACCTGCCGCGCTGCGTGGGCGACTGGATTGGGCTCACGAGTGCAGTCCCGACCTTGACGATTGTAAGCACGCTGCTCTTCTTCAACTGCCTGGATATCCTGAGCAACGATTTGCTGGAATCCTCGCTTCAGGTTGAATTGTAAGAGTTCCGTTAGCCCAGGCACAGCCCAAAAATGCTGGAAGGAGAAGGTGCTGTAAATTTGAGTCTTTTGCTCACCCACAGGAACGAAAACTGAAAAAATAACGACTTTGCCGTCCTCAGATTCTTGGTAAATATAGGGGTATTCGTAAACCAAACGAGTCCGAAGTTGACCTTGGCTTTCTCCCAAAAATCTTAGGAAAGGAGTGACTGTCACTTTATAAACCGCCTGCAAAGATTGTTCGTCTCTTTGACATTGGATCAGTTTAGCGTCGGACCAAGGTTGCAAGTTCCCTGTCCTGTCGCGATCAAGCCACTGAAAAAGATTTTCCATCAAGGAACTCAAGAATAGTTCCAGCCCTTGCCAGTTGCCAAGAGAGGGATCAGACACTGGTTTCGGGTTACGGTGCAGTTCCGCGTGGAACAGATCAAGGGCATTCTCCACCAAGTAACTAAAGTGACACTGGGCTGTCTGCTCTAAAGAAACCGTTAAATAATTCTGGGAGCCTTCAAGTGCTTTCATTCGGGGTAAAGCAACTTGTTCAGCCAGCTGAGGCTCACCGAAAAACCCCCAGACCCAGTCTCCATATTCTTGGACTGGGTAAGACTTGAGACAGAACTTTTTTTTGAGTTCAGGCTGACCGGGCGTAGCTTGACAAGCCCCGTTGTCTCCATCGAACTGCCAGCCGTGGTAGGTGCAGACTAGCGTGTTCTTCTCTTTGCGCCCGAGTTGACTCAGCCGAACGCGACGATGGGGACAGGCATCCTCAAAGATGCTGAATCCCTCTCTTTCCGCTTTAAAGACCACCAGTTCACGTCCCCCAACTTGTATTGGCTGGAGTCCTGAGTCAGGAAAGTTTCGCTTTTGTGTCACAGGCAACCAGTGGTTGAGGTTCAAGCGACAATGACGAACATCTTCCATAAATTCGTTAAAAGTTCATAGCGTTTTTTCAGGTAGTAGAGTTGCAGCCCTGTCGCGCTCTTTTGCGCTGACAGGCTCTGACAGGTCTTTTTGATAGTACACCTTGGATGTCATCCAAGAGTTGACGAACCGGTTGCCATTCTGGGGACTCCTCGTTTTCTTGGCACTTCGCTTCCCAACTCTGGAGCACTTCTCGCAGTTCAGCGCAAGTCTTCCCATCATAGAATTCTTGTCCGCGATCAAGTCCCCTGCCAATATCGAGCAATTGGTCCTTCAGGGCCACAGGAACGCGAATGGTTTGGGTCTCTCGATCTTGCCAAACCGCTTTACGTCCGGCTCCTTGACGATAGCCCCCTCTTCCTGGCATTTTTGGATTCTCCTTGGTTACTCTTCTTTTAAGATAGTCAATTATTGATTTAGTGTCAAAATCTATAAACCTTACTCTAATAATCTTATAGATTTTGTGACAAAAGTTTACTGGCATCTCGCCAGTGGGGGCAGCCCGATTGATTGATATCCTAGGAAAAAGGATTAGGGAAACCGTGCCGTCATGATCGCTCATCTCCTAGAGGCTTGAAAATGGAAAACACTTTCTGGAGTGCTCTTGCAACCAGCAGTTTTGCTGCCCTTGTTACAACCGCAGGGATTTATACCATCCGTCATTTTGTTGATTGGGGGCAGCGCAATGTCACATATTTCATCTGCTTTGCCGCAGGGTTGCTGATTACTGCCTCATTTCTGCACCTGATTCCGAAATCTTTATCGATGAATCCCAATAGCCCAAGTTATCTGCTAGTGGGATTTTTTGGTTTGTATTTATTCAATCGTTTGTTGAATGTGTTTGTGTGTCAAAAAGACCCCGAAAAGGAAAAATACGGGATTGGGTTAGTGCCAATGATCGGAATTGGTTTTCATTCTTTTATCGACGGAGTTGTTTATTCCATTGCCTTTACCGTTAGTATCTTTACTGGGTTCCTGGCAACGGCGGGAAT
The sequence above is drawn from the Cyanobacteria bacterium GSL.Bin1 genome and encodes:
- a CDS encoding Rieske 2Fe-2S domain-containing protein — encoded protein: MEDVRHCRLNLNHWLPVTQKRNFPDSGLQPIQVGGRELVVFKAEREGFSIFEDACPHRRVRLSQLGRKEKNTLVCTYHGWQFDGDNGACQATPGQPELKKKFCLKSYPVQEYGDWVWGFFGEPQLAEQVALPRMKALEGSQNYLTVSLEQTAQCHFSYLVENALDLFHAELHRNPKPVSDPSLGNWQGLELFLSSLMENLFQWLDRDRTGNLQPWSDAKLIQCQRDEQSLQAVYKVTVTPFLRFLGESQGQLRTRLVYEYPYIYQESEDGKVVIFSVFVPVGEQKTQIYSTFSFQHFWAVPGLTELLQFNLKRGFQQIVAQDIQAVEEEQRAYNRQGRDCTREPNPVAHAARQVILQQDTKGASPV
- a CDS encoding ZIP family metal transporter, giving the protein MENTFWSALATSSFAALVTTAGIYTIRHFVDWGQRNVTYFICFAAGLLITASFLHLIPKSLSMNPNSPSYLLVGFFGLYLFNRLLNVFVCQKDPEKEKYGIGLVPMIGIGFHSFIDGVVYSIAFTVSIFTGFLATAGMVLHEFPEGIITYLLLVKGGFEESKAMIFSFVAAALTTPLGMLVSYWAINFVLRDECADLVPLVFLVFLVSPVPPQSIISKLTE
- a CDS encoding dihydroxyacetone kinase (with DhaL and DhaM forms dihydroxyacetone kinase, which is responsible for phosphorylating dihydroxyacetone; DhaK is the dihydroxyacetone binding subunit of the dihydroxyacetone kinase), with translation CTPPAKGSPMFELGENEIEFGIGIHGEPGRKRLPLVSADEITAMLAQSIFEDTGYTRILREWNEDQQDWEEVELTDPNLEKGDRVLAFVNSMGGTPLSELYIIYRKLAQICSEQNIQIVRNLVGPYITSLEMQGCSITLLKLDDELLKLWDAPVQTPALRWGV
- the dhaL gene encoding dihydroxyacetone kinase subunit L; translation: MNVTKQQIINWLQAIANTIAENKEYLTELDAAIGDADHGINLDRGFQKVAEQLPQLEHQDLGTILKTVSMTLISRIGGASGPLYGTFFLRASTKGMGKEELTSSELADLLQAGVAGVAGRGQAHVGDKTMLDALSPAVNTFTELVNQGKSTVEALQQAVQAAEAGMKQTIPLVALKGRASYLGERSVGHQDPGATSSFLILQALLESLESSQSK